A region from the Arachis ipaensis cultivar K30076 chromosome B01, Araip1.1, whole genome shotgun sequence genome encodes:
- the LOC107611623 gene encoding uncharacterized protein LOC107611623 encodes MSTCGRGRGRGRIGNAMPEASWNTPNPVDFMAALGNMAAAMQATTEALGNQINNGNNGNNGDNGPMSLSSFLKGQQVPDKQWVEFGTYQLHGEAQYWWQGMRRILQPDGLVISWELFQEEFYKKYFPNSVRNAEELELLQLKLGQMTITEYTSKFEELCRFSCICQGALEDFAEWKCIKVAKECARKAAVGNGSIRMPFPRTIGRNFAPRGRQFKRGGFVPQNNQEQGNFRRPNTLQLDGVVISWELFREEFYKKYFPNSVRNAKELELLQLKLGQMTITEYTSKFEELCRFSCICQGALEDFAEWKCIKYEAAFENNQGQGNFRRPNTYANQGRRQGKQPQQDVSCHRCGKYHSGPCRFGTGVCYSCGQPGHLANSCPEKKRYETGRVQQPGRVYTTSLVGAEGSETLIRGNCEMAGKTLNALFDSGASHSFIVFEKADELGLKIVVLGYNLKVYNATHKAMVMRLGCPQVPFRIQQRHFMHKLICLPMTGLDLILGLDWLSKNHVLLYCSTKTVCFMPEDTEETVVVNNYFLNSITVNCSGAECQGILLLAAGVLGDVQSLEKIPVVCEFPEVFPDDIEEFPPNREVEFAIELVLRAGPISSAPYRMSPLGMAELKSQQEDLLVLLVKKKDGSMRLCVDYRQLNKIIVKNKYPLPRIDDLMDQLQGADYMNKIFHPYLDKFVVVFINDILIYSKTEDEHAEHLRTVLQILKDRKFEEFGTLCLSQLQISSDFKAELLKAHQNDQELYNIFPTIKKGKQWRVSEDKDGLWRFKGRIIVPDVRDLRQSILEKAHKSRFSIHPGSTKMYQDLKTMFWWPGMKNDVALHVSKCLTCQKVKIEHQRPAGTLQPLEIPQWKWESIAMDFVLGLPRTRTGCNAIWVVVD; translated from the exons atgtcgacttGCGGACGTGGGCGAGGTAGAGGCAGAATAGGCAATGCTATGCCTGAAGCGTCATGGAATACTCCTAACCCTGTAGACTTCATGGCTGCTTTAGGCAATATGGCAGCAGCAATGCAAGCGACAACTGAAGCCCTgggaaatcaaattaataatggaAATAATGGCAATAATGGTGATAATGGTCCAATGTCACTTTCTTCCTTCCTGAAA GGTCAGCAGGTTCCTGATAAACAGTGGGTTGAGTTTGGAACCTACCAGCTGCACGGTGAagctcagtattggtggcagggCATGAGACGCATTCTGCAGCCTGATGGGCTTGTGATATCTTGGGAGTTGTTCCAAGaggaattctataagaagtatttCCCCAACTCAGTTAGAAATGccgaagaacttgaattgctTCAGCTGAAATTGGGCCAGATGACCATAACTGAGTACACCAGTAAATTTGAGGAATTGTGCCGCTTTTCATGCATCTGTCAGGGAGCTCTTGAGGACTTTGCTGAGTGGAAGTGCATAAA GGTGGCTAAGGAGTGTGCGAGGAAGGCTGCAGTAGGAAATGGAAGTATAAGGATGCCATTCCCGAGGACCATAGGGAGGAATTTTGCACCTAGGGGCAGACAGTTTAAGCGTGGCGGCTTTGTCCCTCAGAACAATCAGGAGCAAGGCAACTTCAGGAGGCCTAATACTCTGCAGCTTGACGGGGTTGTGATCTCTTGGGAGTTGTTCCGAGaggaattctataagaagtacttcccCAACTCAGTTAGAAATGCCAAAGAACTTGAATTGCTTCAGCTGAAACTGGGCCAGATGACCATTACTGAGTACACCAGTAAATTTGAGGAATTGTGCCGCTTTTCATGCATCTGTCAGGGAGCTCTTGAGGACTTTGCTGAGTGGAAGTGCATAAAGTATGAAGCGGCCTTCGAA AACAATCAGGGGCAAGGCAACTTCAGAAGGCCTAATACCTATGCTAATCAGGGAAGGAGACAGGGGAAGCAGCCACAGCAGGATGTGAGTTGCCACAGATGTGGTAAGTACCATTCTGGGCCATGCAGGTTTGGGACTGGAGTCTGTTATTCTTGTGGGCAGCCTGGACACTTGGCTAACAGTTGCCCAGAGAAGAAGAGGTATGAGACAGGTAGAGTGCAACAGCCAGGGAGAGTGTACACTACTTCTTTAGTAGGCGCTGAGGGGTCAGAGACACTGATCAGAGGTAACTGTGAGATGGCTGGTAAAACTTTGAATGCCTTGTTTGATTCTGGAGCTTCACATTCTTTTATTGTATTTGAGAAGGctgatgagttaggattgaaaatAGTAGTACTAGGGTATAATTTAaaggtgtataatgctacccataaGGCTATGGTGATGAGGTTAGGATGCCCCCAAGTTCCTTTTCGAATACAACAGCGTCACTTCATGCATAAACTAATTTGTTTGCCGATGACTGGACTTGATCTCAttttgggattggactggttatccaaGAACCATGTTTTACTCTATTGCTCTACAAAAACAGTGTGTTTTATGCCTGAAGACACAGAGGAGACGGTTGTGGTAAATAACTACTTCCTGAATTCCATAACAGTGAACTGTTCTGGGGCCGAATGTCAGGGAATATTGTTGTTAGCTGCGGGTGTTTTGGGTGATGTTCAAAGCTTGGAGAAAATCCCGGTGGTGTGTGAGTTTCCAGAGGTGTTTCctgatgatattgaggaatttccacctaaccgagaagTTGAGTTTGCCATTGAGTTAGTACTTAGGGCTGGACCAATCtcgagtgctccttataggatgtcacctctAGGAATGGCCGAATTGAAGTCTCAACAGGAGgatttgttgg TGTTACTagtgaagaagaaagatgggaGTATGCGCTTATGTGTTGACTATAGGCAGCTGAATAAGATTATTGTGAAGAATAAATACCCGTTGCCAAGGATTGATGACCTGATGGACCAGTTACAGGGAGCCG ATTACATGAACAAGATTTTTCATCCATATCTAGATAAGTTTGTTGTTGTGTTTATTAACGACATTCTTATCTACTCTAAGACAGAGGATGAGCATGCAGAACACTTGCGAACAGTGCTACAAATCCTGAAGGATAGGAAGTT CGAAGAGTTTGGGACTTTATGCCTAAGCCAGTTACAAATTTCAAGCGACTTCAAGGCTGAACTACTAAAGGCTCATCAGAATGACCAagaattatataatatttttccaACGATTAAGAAAGGCAAGCAATGGAGAGTGTCAGAAGACAAAGATGGGTTGTGGAGGTTCAAGGGTCGAATAATTGTGCCAGATGTTAGGGATTTACGACAGAGCATATTGGAGAAAGCTCACAAGAGCAGGTTCTCCATTCATCCGGGAAGCACCAAGATGTATCAAGATCTAAAgacgatgttctggtggccaggaatGAAAAATGATGTGGCATTACATGTTTCCAAATGCCTAACTTGTCAGAAAGTCAAAATTGAACACCAAAGACCAGCAGGAACCCTTCAACCTTTGGAGATTCCACAGTGGAAATGGGAGAGCATTGCTATGGATTTTGTGTTGGGTTTACCAAGGACTCGAACAGGTTGTAATGCTATTTGGGTGGTTGTAGATTGA